GGAAGAATGTGGGCGCTCTCTTATCTAACATTACAGAAAACTCTTAGCCACAGGACTAGCTTTTGTCTTTTTCCATCATCCAACCACATCTTCCAGTTTCTGGGCTTACTCATATTCCAGTGGGCCAAATGAAAATAACTGTAGCAAGACTGGTATATTGGTGGACAGACCATATGATCTGGATGAGGAGAACAGAGTCACTGATGTGCAGTGATAGACTCCCATCGTATGAGGATAGCTTCCCCTCTCTTTGTGGACTTAGGACACACACAGAGGTTGTCTGGATTCCAACAATGTGCAGATTTACCTTCTATCAGCAATGACCAGTGAATCAGTCCTCTTCCTTTTTATTCCTTGATGAAATATAAACTTTGCAGCACCTAACACATCTAAACAAACTGAACAACTTCAACCATTATTACATAATATCCATGTAAAAGTACTGTATGGTAAGATCATGTGTATAGTACACCCTTCTGTCTCtctcatttttatcctgcactTCCACCAAGGAGCGCAGGGCAGCATACATTGTTCTGTGCTGTTCCAAgctatcctcaaaacaatcctgtgaagtacaTGAGCCTGAGAGAggaactgtcccaaggccaccaATGGAGCTTCATGACTGCTgcagagacccagatttgaatctgggtctctgcAGTCCCAGCAAAAGCCTTGTTAATTAGCATCAAGAAGGGATGGAAAAAACATACAAAAGGAAGTGTAGGAGCTATGCCTATTTTTCAAAACTTGGCTCTGCgtccttaccctcccctcccaaaatgaACATAGACTTTTTGAAAATGAGGTTTGTTTCTAAACCAGGTTTGCATCTGCATTCTGCATCAGCTGAAGCTTCCAAATTTTCTCCAAAGGCATCTCTATGTAAAATATATTACAGTAGTCAACCCTCGACATTACATAAGCATGGATCAGTGCAGCAAGGGTCAAAGGTGAAGTTGGGAAAACACTCAGAGTAAcagtaaagtgctgatttgcattttGTGACCTTTCCAGTCCAAAGAAACCAGTCAATATCAGTCAGAGTGAGAACTCTGAACTCATCTAAGAAATTGCAACAATTGGTTGTTTTCAGTGCTTTCAGTATCAATTTTGTGTTTAATGATTTATCAGAGTCCCACGGAACACAAGCAATTCTGTAAGCAAGGAAATGGTTTGCAAGTTGCAGTAAGTGCTGTCAAACGCTTGACAAACTGTTCAAACAGTTTGCATATGCTcagttgtgcaaaaaaaaaagaagacagcTGATTGTTCACGTACATTCTTACATTTCTTACCAGCAGTCTTCTCCTCTTCCAGTTGCCTGTCTACTCTTTGGCACGTAATACACACAAAAAAGAATCCCCTGTTTAAAGATGGAGGTGTATTCTTGGGTTCCGCTCCCATGGCTGTTTGACTCAAATATCATTTGTTAAGTAAGAACTAGCAGTCAACATTCTTGGAGTGCTACAGGTTGGGCTGCTGTCCCATGATAAATACAATATTGGGGAGTATCCACAATAGTGGGAAAATCCACTATGTTTTGATCCAGCAGGAGTAAAATGGGCCCCCATGCAAATGGTCAGAGATTAGTTTGGAAAATCCAGAAGTTGATGTGGTCAACCATTCTTTTGCATGTACTGACTCAATGGATTACTTTTGATGCCTCAAGTTGGTctgagagcaagatctgggtccaatagcaccttaaagaccaataagttGTTCTTGTGTTTGCCCAGTTATGGAATGTGGAGGAAGATCTTGTGGTTCCAACTCATATATAATTCCTGTCCCACGAGCTCTGAAGCTGAGCTGATCTTTGATCTCTGCCCAAACATCTTTGAGGAGAAGCGTGTAAAGAAGGGGATTCAGGATGTTATCTAGGGTGGTCAAACACCATGTTGTATATGTATAAATGAAAGTGCTCCTGTCTAAGTCACATACCTTATCCTCTTCCAGCATCAGTTCCCAATAATATTTGTACCAGGATGTTGCTTGAAAAGGAATGCACAGCAGAAAGAAGGAGATGTTGATGAAGAAGATGAAACCACATACTTTCCTCTTCACTCTCTGCTGGAGAGATTCCACTTTCCTGACTACAGTCAGGACTCTAGAATAGAAGAATCCCATAAGAATACAAGGTTTGAAGAAGGAGAGACTCAGGGTGGCCATCTTGAAGTGTGCGTGGTCCTTGCCTAATTGAGACCCATCCAGGCAATGTTCCTGCCAGGTACCTGAGCCTTTCATCTGCAGCCATAAGCCAATACCACACATAGCAGCCACCAGAAGCCAAGTGGCAATGCTAACTATGAAGGCACCACACATTGAATGCAGCCTGTGGAACTTCAGAGGGTGAACCAGACCAATGTAGCGTTCCATGGCAATGAGACACAGGAAGCTATTCTTGGCATAGAAATTTGTAAGGAAGATCATGGCAACCACCACACAGGCTTCTTGCCCTGTGTTCCAGTGGTGATCATGGTACGTGTATGCAATCCAGAAAGGGAGTGTTAAGGTCTGCAAGAGACTGGCCAACACCAGATTCAAGATATAGACTGAGAGAACAATTGAACTCTTTATCTGGGATACCAAGGCAAGAAGTGCTAAGAAGTTCAGAGGCAGGCCAGCAGTCAACACTATGGAGAACACAGGGATTATAAAGTATTTAGTGGTATTAAAAGCCATAGGGCAGGGTATGTAGGAGGTATTCATGGCACCGACTGGAACTTAGATACTTTTACACAATGTTCTGTTGCCGACCATCATCATCTCATAGCCGCCATGAAGAGTTCCAATGGTACTCCAAATGTATCTGTAAGAAGTGGAGAGGAAAACAGGACTTGCTCCAGAAAAGACAGCAAAACTTTCTTTCTACTTTTCTTGTTTCGAAGAGATGGACCACATGTTCTAGGACCACATGTTCTCGACCTAAGGGGGAAATATACTAAAGTAATACCAATATAGCAAATTAAGTAGAGCTCAACATTTATATGGTATATTTTGGATGTGCATgtacacaagcacacacactcacatataCAATTTCAACATAATTCTAATAATGCTGAAAAACAGAAGAAAGGAAGCTTCCTTTCAGACCAAATGTCCAGGCTTTTAAGAGGTGGAATAGATTTAGTttttatcatcaccatcatcattattaacaacaacaacaataacaacaacaacaacattttatttatataccacccttcaagacaacttaatgcccactcagaggagtttacaaagcgtgttattattatcctcatgagcatcatcaccctgtgaggcaggtggggctacgagagctctgagagagctgcgactgacccagggtcacccagctggtttcaatcggaggagtggggaattaaacctggttctccagattagagtcctgccacacttaaccactacaccaattggAATGTCAAGAGCTAGTGTGATGTAGCAGACAGAGTGTTGAACTTTGACAAATTGGGGAATAAATTTAAATACTTCTCCACCAGTGAACATGCTGGGTAACTGTGGAGCAATTACTAGctgtcagcctaacttactgGAAAcacaagggtggggggaaggtacATGAGCTATCAcaatctccttggaggaaagatagTGGGAAATATTAGCTCATGGCCAGACTGTATTCTAAAATGTTCTGTGTAATTTGAAACCATTTGAAACAATGTTTGCTGTCTTTTGGCTAATACCTAAGCCTACAGGTGAGTTCATATTATCAAAGTACCATCAGGTAGCCACTTTAAATATAGGACGTGGCTGATCAACTGCAAAGCACCGCTGGCAGGTCCTTCATTTGTTTCAAACATCCCAGGGAAATAAGCAGTAAAGAGCTAGTAGAGACAGCCCAGGAGAAGAAAATAACTTCTATTTGAGGGCGATTTAAGAAATATTTACATAGCACTTTTGGTTTTTTGCAGCAGGTTCCCCTACCACTGTGAGGTTAGCAGTTGGCCAGtataatgttattgttgttgttattgctgagATCTAGACAGGACTGTCCTCCCTGCCCTGGGATAATGAGAAAAAGTCAGAACAGCTGGTTATGGACTAGGAGTATTTCTAGTCTTTCCAGAAAGAAACAATTGAGTGGAGTTTCTTTTTCAAAGGCAGAATCTTCTGTCTACTTTCACTCAGTTGAAGAAAATATGGAATAGTTATATACCATCTCTCTCCTTAGCATGGAAGGGGGAAGCAAAAGAAACAATTTTGTTTCTACAAATTACTATTCAACCTATATCATTGTACCTACTACCTAAGTAGATTATGGCTCTTTGGATAAGTATAAATGTACATGGCATATTGTATTGTTCTAATTTGAGAATACCTTTTCATTTTGTCACATATTTTCATATGGATGTCTGAGGGGGAAAGAAAGGACTAACAGATTATATTCTTTTGCTTTACATTTTCCACAGATCAGACACCTATTGTGTTTGTAGAAAGGGTTATTTAGTAGTTGCATCAGCCAAAAAGTCATAACAGACAACAAAAACAGTATTTCCTGATGCCAGTAAACCTTTGTAGTTCCTTCATgccctgttttaatttttttatgtgtgtgtattttattgtattgtatgtatatttttatttggttttaattgtttgaatggAGTGCTTTCGTTTTGCTTCAGTGGTTTTTATTATCTCTGTTTCTAATATATTAGCTTCTTTGGTGGCCATGATGAgggtggaaaggtggggtattaaTTTTGTAAATAATAAACTAATTGTCTTAGAGAAAGAGAACTACTTAAGgtaaacttaattttttaaaaaagaaaaacaaattaaacacTTACCCCATTGCTGCCCCAAGAGCCTAGTTTCCCAGCTTCTCGGTGCATCTTTCTGTGTCGCATCTTCCTCTTGTGGTTATTAGTCATTCAGCAACAACTTTATAATAGTGTTTGCATGACATTATCCAATTATAGTTCAGTGTTGGTTAAGCTGTGACCACTAACCTCTGtctgagtgggaaaggaaggctGAGTGCTAAGAAAATGGCAGCCCTCAGTAAGCTTCAGAACAGTGCTGGAACAATTCTGCTAGTTACCTGTTTCCTGGTTTGAATCCAATTATTTGGTTTATATCATGCCTCTTGAACCTGCAATGTTCAATTTCAGGTAGTGAGACTGGATTATCAGCATGCTCCTCCTCGCTCGTATTATCTACCTGTCTGTGACTTGTCTACAGCGAGGCCTGTAGTTATTGCACAGGTTTGGGTCATGTCTCCTTTGCAGACTTCGAGCAGCAAACAAGAGAACACTGGATGCCTATGGCAATGTGGGATCACATGCCATGCCACACACCACTGTGAGAGGCAACTCAGCAGCAACATTTTGAAGGGAGCTTCCGAtccatactagggttgccaacctccagatggtagctggagatctcctggaaatacaacttatctccaggcaacagagaccagttaccCTGGCTGCTCTGAAGGTTGAACTCCATGCCATTATACTCgactgagccccctcccctcccaaaccccaccctttcctggctccacctcccaaatatgcaggaatttctcaatctggacctggcaaccctaatccataCCCACTTCTTTATATAtctctgtgtgcagttctggttgctCCAACTTGAAAAGGtgttgccaaggaccccctcctcctcttgttatgaggcctgccatgaactgtgtcagtttcctgtgttgctgtttgaaGATCTACTAAAGACTCTGTTTTAGGGCAGCATTGCCTGTGCCCATTTCCTGTTCtccttgctgcaatggactgtgccattcatgtctgtttcctgcctccttgggcacctatctcacctgggcccagagccacgcTGCCAGCGGAACAGTGTCAGCCGGAGGgagtctccacgagcctggccaggcaccgtctggtcagttcccatggagagccccttgcaggccggtcactgagtctgcccttgccactgggcaacctgctagcaagcccaagccatgccaaCGAAAAAGCCATGTTCCCATGCAGTAAAAGAGCCTGCCTGGACAGTTTACCTCGGCTGCCATTTTTTGAAAGTGAGCCGGTCACGTCCGCAGCAGCCAGcctcgccccactctgcatatcttggaagccaccccggaatggaagctaagtgccgactgtccagaatagctaatggacgcatctcaatgcagccaccggattccagagctgatgccgtcAAGACAATGCCAGCTTTCTGGCCAATCCAATCAACCCACCCGgcactcctttcccctcctttgtcccctcttcccgaggtgtcacaatcttacaatcaggcactaaagtggcccatcaaggatAGTTGTAGAAccatcaagcctttgttccccttttgagaaccacagggaaaggcaccagccccagggtacgttttggggtatttaagccatTATATCtaatctaatgcctgcactagacctgtatctaatgcctgcactagacctgtagagagaggcagcggaggttcaggataggaatggcacgtgcaCCAGAAAATAGGATACCAGAGGAGCATCTTCCACTTTTCGTCGGATTCTGGAACAGTGTTCTTGTATACGAACCTTGATTACTCTACTAGTGTTACCAATGTACAGTTTTTTACATGGGCATACAATAACATAAACAACATTCTGAGTATTACAATTTGAAAAACCTTGCAACATAAATCAAACTAGTTAATCTGCTGCATGGGCATTACCAGATCACATGTGGAATAACAGCAGCATTTAAAATGTCCCTTTGGTAAATCCCTACCCGGCTTTATAACTCGCAAGTCAGAATGTATCAGGTAATACCTGAAACTCCTGGTTTTAGGTAAAGCCATTCTGGGGGGATTTTTTCAGCCAAGGAGATCTTGTACCAAGGGTCAATATTTGAGTACTATATGCCTAACGGATTTTGCTAAGGGTGTATAGTCTAATGCGAAAGTAAATCTCTCCTCCCGAGGTTTGTGCTGAGTCTTTAATAAAATATCATAAGAATAAAAAAATACAACTCAAAAATTAAGAACAGTGAAACCAGGGGGCGTGGCATCGATCTCCTGAGGAATGGACACGCACTGAAGGTGCTCCAGCTCTCCCTTACCTGGAATTTCACTAAATAACACTCAATACTTGCTCTTCTGAGTGGGAATGAAGAAGCAAGGGTCAGACAAGAAGAAATCACCCGCCAAGGCTGTGAAAAATCTGCAGAGCCTTTTTTCTGGAGCAGATTTAGCCAAGACTCAAGAACATGGCATGGAAAATCAAGCCAAAATGGCCGACAGAACTGCCAAAGCCA
This genomic window from Eublepharis macularius isolate TG4126 chromosome 8, MPM_Emac_v1.0, whole genome shotgun sequence contains:
- the LOC129334517 gene encoding G-protein coupled receptor 4-like, which produces MNTSYIPCPMAFNTTKYFIIPVFSIVLTAGLPLNFLALLALVSQIKSSIVLSVYILNLVLASLLQTLTLPFWIAYTYHDHHWNTGQEACVVVAMIFLTNFYAKNSFLCLIAMERYIGLVHPLKFHRLHSMCGAFIVSIATWLLVAAMCGIGLWLQMKGSGTWQEHCLDGSQLGKDHAHFKMATLSLSFFKPCILMGFFYSRVLTVVRKVESLQQRVKRKVCGFIFFINISFFLLCIPFQATSWYKYYWELMLEEDKVCDLDRSTFIYTYTTWCLTTLDNILNPLLYTLLLKDVWAEIKDQLSFRARGTGIIYELEPQDLPPHSITGQTQEQLIGL